CTACTATAGGGTTGTTGATCAACCAAGAGAATGAAGTTAAGCAGGAAAAatccttttttctctttctttctattgGAAATAGGGCATCAAGGAAGAGACTTACTGGTCCTGGAATGTAGATTCGGCGTTTCCCTCCAGTTTTCATTGTTAGTATCCCTTCATCAAGTCCTTTGATCACCTATTCTACTCATTCAAATTAGTAAACCATTTCAGTAAGTAGTAAAACTCAGTAAAAGCTGCTTATAGATCTTACCTGACCAGAGCCAACCCGAAAAATATAAAGCTGACCTTTCTCCAAGGAACTGTGAAATTGGAGATAAAAAGTTTGAGAGTTAGAAATGAGATTTGCATGGATGTTGTTTCTCAAGCACCTGTAGTGGGCAAGTGGCATCCATCACAAAATGAAGCCCAAGATAATAGATTGTTGATGCCAACAATCATGATGACTGGACTGTTTAAGTCGagtttatccttaattttaatataaaatattcatCCCATCTCGTATTTACAAGCCACATGTAGAACAATTAGGGTTCTTATAGAGACCCGAGGATTCAGCTCTAATGTCTAGCTTATTGATAACTAAGAATTACCAACATAATTCTTTGATGCAAGAGTAAAATAGATTGAGTGAGATCCACATATAATCAATGAGCTTACCTGTCAAAAATTTGTCCAGACGGAACCATGGCAACATAGTTTGCAGCCACCTGTGATTATAAATGAAATCAGTGTGGGGAACAGTCATAAATATGAAGCAAAAACTAGAAAGgccatcattaaataaaaatggtcATATAGTTTAAATCACAACATTGAAAGCATGATTGTATCTTATTGTCATGCAACTTAGCAGTTGTAGCTATAGTTCTGTCATACTTTTCAATTGAAACCGTAACTAAAAAATGATCCAATCAACCACAAAATCTTGAGCCTTTTTAGACAATAAGGAGATGACTTGATAGCTTAGGGAGGGGATGCCTTTTCTTAACACCTCAGTTGGCATACAACTTTTCTAGTTTGAATTAGTATATGCTTGTGGAGAATCCGGATAAGAAAGAGGGCCCATCATGACAATTGATCACCAACCTCACCAACCTGCCCTTTCCAACTCCTtgacataaaattaaaaaaaaaaaaaaaaaattctatcttGAACATTGCCAGCTTCATCTAATTTTAACTTTGGATCATCAGTCTCAGAATTGAAGTGCAATAGTAAGGAAGGTATCCTCAATGTATTGCTTAAAATTGAAGTACAATGGAGCATGGAAATCAGAAAACAGTGAGGTGACTGGAAGATATCATGTTCATATCTAACTATACAGAAGCATGGGTGGGAGCAGGATTCAAGAAATTTGAAGCATCATCCTCTGTGTGTGCAGAGGCAATGGCTCTTCATGAGAGTCTCACAGGATTCAAGAATTCTATGGCAAAGCTAGTGGTTGAAGGAGATGTAGAGAGCTCTTTGAACTGGAAAAGAGGAAAGAATAAGGCATTTCATCAGCTGATTTTGATGCaattttaaatagttaaatGTCAATGTGTCACATATGGGTGGTGCAAACTTAGGGTGTCGGTCTGTCAGAAACTGACGAAAGATAGAGGTCCCCAATCATAGAACAAAATTTAACTGTTTCATTAAACTACAGATTTTTGAGCACACAACATCCCTTTATTTCTACATTGGCAAATGAagcaagttttaaaaaaatcagtATCATTTACACACCTGAAAACCAATTGGTGGACTAGGGCCTTCACCAACTTTTATATCCTTATACTGCAAACCAGATTCTGTAGTTACCATAGGTACCTTCATTCAAGAAAAGAATACGTGAGCTTAGTACCAATCATCATCCATAGAAGTCAATTATCAATGTTAACCACAAGGTCCTTAAGATTCCCTGCGTAACAGCTCAAGAGCTATATAAAGATGTTCAATGAAGTCACTTCAAAGAATTTTTGTCTTattgactaaaaatattttttgtataaatatCCAAGCATTTGCACATGAAAAACATTCAAACAATTTTATTGCAGTGGATGAGACCTATACATGTAGAGTTGCCGCCCAAACATGGCCGTGTTGTATCTGAAAATGTATCAGTGACAAAACAGGATGATTCCACCAATCTTAATAACTGCAGTCATGTGGATGGTAGAAAACTCGTGTTGAAGAGGTACATGGACATGGTTCCAGGTGACTGTAGCAACCCATGACTCAGAACTCATCATTTGAATGCTGAGGACTTGaacataatatattttaatagaaaatatgaaggaaTCTGTATTATACTAAGAAAGAGCTGTACAGAGATCTAAAGATTTCTTGGACTTGGATCAGCAATGCAATAGGCTAAGGTATGAGGCAGGTTGATTGTAGCTTGTAAAGCATGAGAACTAAGCCTCAAAAGGGAAACTCAAGGCTAACACACAAGAAATAATGATTACAACATTAGCTCTAGGCATGGATAAAGAAGGCCAACATAGGCATAGGATTAGAAGGCCTTTAAAATCTTGTACATGCATGCTCTCTTATGAAAAAGGAAGTGTATCTCTTGACTACCTCGGACTTTGAGGTTTGAGCCTTAAGGGATTTGAGCTTCTATAGCTATCCTCGAGGTGTTTCACTTAAACCTACAGAAGATGATACCTCATTCATGTTCTAAAACTACAAACTTGAGGTTGTCAATTAAGTAAAACAATTCCAAGAGGAAGCTACCTAAAATATGGAAATGCAGCAGGCCATGCCAATCAGAGCCTAAACCATCAAATTCTAATATAGAAttattgaatatgaaatatgtctTGAAAGGATTTTAATATCCATCATTatatcaagaaaataaatgatgcAGCAGTGTAAGCTAATAGATAACCTAAAAAAAAACCGTCTTGTAGGTCTTGCTTAGGCAAGAATCTTGATCTATGAGGTACAACCATACACAGTAAGGCAAAACTTAAATCATGAGCAGTGCACCTTGTATGTTGTTTACACTTTGAGGAATGAACGCCAAGTATTTAGCTTCTAAAGCTATGTTTCAGAGGCCTTATATGAACCTTGTCAAGCGCTACCTCAGATATATTCTACTTTGAGTTAGGTTTCAAATTTCCTTCCTCTGATTTGAGTTGTGTCCCTGTCTGTTAGTCTCTTAGGCTTTGTTTGATTCCTGAAAAGTActaaagaagggaaaaaaactaaagaaaatgatatttttatgtttggatACAAGAGAAAAATGTGAACCAACCCCGCACCAAGAAagggaaaacaagaaaaaggaaaggaatgaGGGAAATTTTCCTTAACAAAAAAGTGGGAAAAATTTGGGAAAAGTACATTCCTCAacaatttaatttcctttctttcaaCTTTTCCATAGACaacaaaacaagagaaaaattatataaagcttttttacctttttatttttcctcttgattttctttctctcaaactttttgaaaaccaaacataaccttaaggaAATTTAGATACGAGTCTATATACCATTACCATCCGACTGACTTAaagtgtgtttggtagtgattttaaaaagcgtTTCTAGTATTTCttatacttgaaattttttatctttcaagtattaaaaagatcaaaagcacttcctaaaatcactgccaaacacactcttaaacTAGGAAAATTTACATAATATACAACGAGATTACATCTAAATGCTAAATGTGCCAAACAAGGGAGCTATGTAATCTCACCATACATTTTCAAGCTCTTTCTCACAAGCATCATCACATAGTCTTGGCTTATCCTCTGGAGGCAATCCAGCTGCCTTGGCATCAAATGAGTCTACGAATATACTGGAAACTCCAAGAACCAAACCAATTGCTTCCCTGCGTTTTAACATCAACCCATCACTATACTCTCCTGTCCTTGAAGATTTAACTACTACTTCCAAATTCGAGCATCGAATATTTAGACTGCGAATTTTGTCTCCAGGAATGCTTTGATGAGCAGGAAACAAACTTCTGGCAAAACCGGAACCTACAATTATAGAAGTATTAAGAACATAAAGTTTAAGAGCAAACAGTACAGTTGAAGTTATACTTAAAGATAGGAAAATTGTAGCAGGACATATTTAAGAGAATCTAATGGTTGATGTTTAAGCACAAAACTGAAGACTGACCTGGAAAAGAACACTAAAACATGCaacatttttcagaaaataaaaattacctgTTACTAGTTTTGCAACATGAATGACCCAAAAAAGGACATggaattttgaatgaaaaatcatTGGAATTCAAAGCAAATCAGAGAAATCTAAAGCTGCGTTTGGTTGCAGATAATTGGGTTTTCTTGGGACTATTCCAATTCTGTAAAATTTGATAATCTAACCGATTTTGGGCTTTATGGGATTGAAATTGAATACCGGACCCCTTCGAAGCCTCCAATTCTAATTCGAAGAACCCAATTCCATGCAATCAAACACAGCCAAGAACAGACCATAAATCCAGCAATGCCTCTCAGAATTTCAACAATCTACAATTGGGTTCGCTCAGGAATTCCAAAATGGGTAAAATCTGAAAATCCAGCAAACTTAGAGTCTAtggaatttaaattaaatccCAAAACCCTTTGAAGCCTCCGATTCAAATAGCCATTTTCCATACACCCAAACACCAACAAAACAGAGGATATTCCAGCATTGCCCCTTAGAATTTCAGCATTTACATCAAACAGAACCAAACCCATTATCCAGAACACCACACAAACTCAACGAAGACAGTGACTAGAGAAGAAAAGAACCCAAAACACTACTGAccccgtttggttgctgagaaaaaaaaaaaaaaaggaagaaagaaacaGCTACTCAGGACCCAGGAAAACTACAAGCTGCACTACACTGAGCctcaaacaacaaacaaaatgagaccagtcattttttttttctcagaaaccaaacacgTTAAACAAGTGGAGAAATATAAGTGAAAATTACCAAGTGAAAGCAGCAGAGATGAAGGAGAAGAAGCCATCCTCTGAAACCGAATTGGGTTCGAAAGTGGATAATGAAATTCTTTATATACCCTGCACACAATACGCTTCCTTCTTTCGCCCATTGAATTACCGTTGTAGCCTTTATCTATActattatttactatttttgtaagaattttaaatgtttttcacccaaaatatttaaaaatatgagtAAATTTCATTCAAACCCTCAGAATTAGCGTAAAAACATTAAGTGACCGTAGATTTCAAATTCCGTTAATTAACAcccttataaatttattttatttattaaatttatttttttgagaggctttaaataaaaatattttagataaaaGATTTTAACAATTCTCtaacaattaaattttattatttaaaaataaaatatattaaataaaatttatatataaaatacatttataagaGTTAactacaaaatttaaaacttgtgatagtttaatatatttatattaaacttaAGAgatcttaataaaattaactcttaaaaatatttataattattaataattttacgtatctataaaatttcaaaaaacttttaagaaTATTGAATGAAAATAGAATTCATAAAATAGGATTACatattttgaaaacttggtATAGGGAAATCACGGGTTTTCTATAAGAGTagtgtattttttaaaaataattttaaaaaattgtaatataaaaataaaaaataatttaaaaattatggccatttttgaattttcaatagCATTGTGATTTCAatgaactcatttttttttttaaaagaagagtataattgtagacccccatttggggctcattTTCTGCAGCTTGCTTTTAGCCAGGTGTCACCATCTGGGGGAAGCCACGTGTCACATTTTGACTAGCTGCCAGAGAATCGCAATAGTGGAGTTGGAGGAGCAATCAGGGGTTGACACCTGTAAAGGTCATTCTGAGAAAATCTGCTGGCCGTTAGTGCAAGCTGGAGAGGAGCTGCAGGAGGGAGGGGTACGTTTCTGTTGAGGAGTAGCAGGCCAGccagagagggagagaggggtCGGAGGTTGCTTTTGCGAGGTTGGTTAGAGAGGATTTTTGGAGGAGAGGAGGAGAGCTTTTGTTTGGGTTGTGGGGAGAGAAGGGGAAGGTGGCTGCAGCTGCAAGAGAGGTGGTCTGGGCTGCCATTAGAGATTTTTTGAGAGGGTATGGTGCTTTTTGAGGAGCGGGAGAGAGGTTTTGGATGCTGGGTCTGAGAGATTTTTTAGAGGCAGGgggagaaaaggaagaaaaggaacCGGGAGGATAGGGATTTGAGGAGGCTGCTGGTGAGAGAGTTACGGAGAGGTAAGCTTGCTGGTTTAGTCGACATTGGAGGAGGACTTGAGGCGTTTACAGCTGAACAGAGctttaccggaaaagggttctCGCAGGTATGAATGCAGCTGAtttcttgtttggtttggaTTCTTATTACTCCTCTGCATTTCTTGTTGATATCTGGatatttgttggtttgtttggggtggataatgaaggccactTATTGCTTGTTGAAATATAATCCTGCAGTCATGTTTACCAACATTAATTTTAGTATTGCTTTGCTTCTATTGTGAAAATGTTCATAGTTGCATTTGAGATGGTCTTTCTCACCTAATCAGAAAGCTCACTGATGACCCATGAAGTGAAGCCTCTGAAAATCACTCTTACtcgttttcttttgtgttctatTCTCTCtggattctttttttttgtggCCACTATTTGTTTCTATGCCTTGCTCAATGCACTGGCTGCAAAAGGGTATATCCAGGTCTGGCTGCGCACTCCCACAGAGATCTATTATGGTTGAAAGGAACGTATTGGGCTTTGAGAGTTATTTTGCAGAGGTTGTTTTGGTTGAAGAAGCAAACAAGCAGAAGACATCCAGAGAGGAGACTTGTTTGAGCCGAGAAGGAAGAAGAACACTAGACATGAAAAATTGCAGGCAGTTGGATAAGAAGATCAGTTGGAAAATGTCCGGACGCATGGAGCTCTAATATGCTTGGCACATTCCTTCTGGGGATTTGGGATGACACAATGGTGCCAAAACTAGTGCCTGTTTTGTTCCCATGCTCACATACAATTGTTTCATCTCCTCAGATTTATGACAAATCTTCACGCACAAAAGCACCTTTAACAGTTTATGCTTGCACTTCCATGTTGAGTGTGATGACTGGTGTATATAAGACAGAAACCAGTGATTTGATGATGTCAATGCTTAAACCATGGATGGATCAGTTCTCTACCATCTTAGAGCATCCGGTGCAATCCGAAGATCCTGATGGTCGGGGCATCAGAACGGGGGTTTTAAAGTGTCTGAATCAGTTTGTTTAGAATTTCTCAAGCCTCACGGAAACAGAGTTCAAGGTTGTTGCAAATGGATTAAATGAGTCCCATCAGAGAAAAGTTGTTGGTTCCACAGTCTGGTGAAGAATAAGATAGGCACTTTATCTTTGCTCAACAATGATGTCTCATCAAGAATGGTGGACCCACCTGGGTTATTTcatgtcttttatttttatatgggaTTGTCTCCTCCATCAAGTTGACTGGTTCTTCAGCGAAGAAAATCAAGCTATTCCTGCTTCTTGATCTCTGCATCCTATTACCTAAGAACAAGCCCATCATTGTTACAGTAGCATAATCTCATATGGGTTTTTAACGGTGGCTAGTACAAAGGCTGTTGAGTGGATGCTGAAAGTCAATGCTCACTATGGGCTTTCTGCTCTGACTGTAGTCCTTGCTGTTAATTATGTTGATAGGTTTCTGTCGAGTTCGTGTTTTCAGAGAGATAGGTCGTGGATGAGTCAACTCGCTGCTGCCACATGTCTCTCTTTGGCTGCAAAGGTGGACGAAACCGATGTTCCTCTTCTCTTAGACCTGCAGGTAGGGAAGGCTGCTAGGGCAAGCACAAGCTCCCAGAGTCTCAGCAATGGGCCACACCTTCTGAGTCAGCAGCGTTCTTTTCCAGGTGATATGGGCATAGCAGATGATTTGGGCTTTTTCAACTAGTGCTTGCAGGTTTGAGCGAACGCAGAGTTACCATGTTGGAGCCAATCATGATGAAGTGTTCCAACGGAGTTATGGCTTTTCTGGCAGCCATTGTGACCACCCACTGAGGGATTTTATTCCACAAGCTAATCCATCACATAATGCAAGGGATAAATGCCCCACATTTGCCACAGCCTCCTAGGGATTACAACTTGCTGCCACAAACCACAAACTTTCCATTTCAATCTGCCTCAGGCGAAAGCTCTTCAGCGTATCAAGTGACAGTCACTGCTGGTGTCCCATTGGCAATGGCAGCAGGCATCCCACGTATGGCCATACAAGACGTTTCCACCAAGCTCATCATCCCTGGATATTCATATCCGTTTCCTGTAGTTGGGCATTTGTCCCAATTCACGTGACTTCAATGGAGACTGTATTGATGGAAGATGTCATTGCTTTCTTGGACTTCATGGTCATGATTGCTGTGTATACGAATGGATGCTTGGGCATGATAACTGCCTACAGAAGGTCTAAGCCATATGCAGATCCTGATGCAAAGAAGATTGATGATCAGGGCGATGAGGAAGTGCTCAACAAGATGCCGAGGAATCCAAGAAGCTGCTACCATACCCACTGACCATCTCTTCATGCTAATATCATACCCACAGTTACCACTCCAACATATCCAATGTCATATACCGTTCAACACACTTCATGGACACCATACCCATTTCTTGTACacccatttcttcttcttaccacctttctctctctacaccacaacCATACCTATATCACTGCATTCCCTCATATTTCCAACACCTATCCCCATATCTTCTTACTCAACCCGATGCCTCATCTCTCTCACTATATCCCATTACCCATTCCACTAACTTTCAGCTGATATCCACTTTGCCCATTAGTGTGCCTACTACCCAACTCATCTCTCCATTCCTCGTGCCCATCTCCTACAATTTATCTATCTTAATTTCACCACCACCTTCCAATGCCCACCCGTCCATTTCTCCCACTACCCGGTTCCCTAAAGATACTCATATATGCCAAACCTTTTACGCCCGTATTTCACACCATGTAGCCTGCATGAGGAGTTTGTGGAAGTTTCAGCTGCTGGCATTGACGAGAACGTGATTGGACAGTTTGGTATAGGATTCTACTTGGCTTACTTGGTGTTTGAGAAAGTGATTGTTACTATCAAGCACAATGATGACAAACAGTATGTACAAGAGTCTAAAGCTGGCGGAGCTTTCGCGGTTTCTGAGGATGTATGGAATGAACCACTTGGACGCGAAACT
This region of Vitis vinifera cultivar Pinot Noir 40024 chromosome 5, ASM3070453v1 genomic DNA includes:
- the LOC100259438 gene encoding peptidyl-prolyl cis-trans isomerase FKBP16-3, chloroplastic; amino-acid sequence: MASSPSSLLLSLGSGFARSLFPAHQSIPGDKIRSLNIRCSNLEVVVKSSRTGEYSDGLMLKRREAIGLVLGVSSIFVDSFDAKAAGLPPEDKPRLCDDACEKELENVPMVTTESGLQYKDIKVGEGPSPPIGFQVAANYVAMVPSGQIFDSSLEKGQLYIFRVGSGQVIKGLDEGILTMKTGGKRRIYIPGPLAFPKGLTSAPGRPRVAANSPVVFDVSLEYIPGLEIDEE